ACGTACAACGAACCAAGATAGTAGCTGCACTGAAAGCTATGGATGCCGATATCTATGCCCTACTTGAAGTTTTCGGAAACTCTTCTCTGAACGATCTCTGCACTGCATTGAACACCGCCTGTCAAACAAACCAATATAAATACATTGAGAATTCAACAGCTAATCAAGGCATGGCCTGCTTCATTTATAACAGTAATACAGTAATTCCTTTCAAAGAACTTCAAAAAAACAGATTGGCAGACAACGGATATCTACCAGACCGAAAGATAGCACAGGCTTTTGATCTCAAGGCTAATAATGAGCGTTTCATCGTTTGCTTAAATCACTGGAAAGCAAAAGATAATAGCTATAATAAACCAGATGAATATGCCGATACAGGCGATGGTCAAGGTAGCCACGTTCTGCGCCGTGTACACGAAGCTGAAGCTACTCTTGAATTTATCAAAACTGTTACTGCCTATTTTGAAGACGAAGATGTCCTCGTAGTTGGCGACTTAAACTCATACTCCAAAGAAGACCCCATCCGGGTATTAGAAGAAGGCAAGTTAATAAACGAACTTCAAAAATATGCGCCTAATGAATACAGCTATGCCTTTTTTAGCAACAATAGCTACGCAACTGGTTATTTAGACCATAGTTTTGCTACTGCTACATTGGATGCTCAAATATGTTATGCTCATCCTTTTCATATCAATGCCGATGAGCCTGGCGTACTTAAAATTATTGGAGGTAAACCGCAGAAAGATAATATGTACCGCTGCTCCGACCATAATCCCATCGTTACCTTCATAAAGCTGGGCACTACTACAGGTATTGAATCCCCTACCCTTTCGCACCCTGATATTGAGTTGATTGGTGATCCACGCAGTGGTTACCTTACTTTGGTGAGTAATACCGACTTTGTACTCATCCGTGCCGAAATTGTCAATATTGGCGGACAAATCATTGCTGCATATGATACCAACAACGCCGGAAATACGGAAAAGCACTTCACACTGCCTGTCAAAAACCTTGCGAGTGGCTTCTATCTAGTACGTGCCTACGATGCACAAAACAGATGCACGACATATAAGGTAGTACTTCCCTAAAACTTGACTAAGTGCCCGCAGCACAAACTTAGAAAGCGGCCATATCTTTTATGCCATACTTTATCCTTCCATATGCCACAATTGTACTCGCATCTATGCCATTTATAGTAACGAGATGTGGCATATGGAAGGATAAAGCACAACATAAAAGATACCTATAACAACAACGATATCCACCGCAAATATGAGTATAAAAAATGGATTACCCTAAAACTCGGATGTAGGATGTCGATATTTGAATCCAGAGATCAAGTCGATAAAGCGAAGAAAAGAATACCCATACCTTAAAGTGAAGGGGAAAAGTAATAGAGGTAAGAGAAAAATATGAGGTTGTGTCAAAACTCTGGCACAACCTTTTTTATGCACAAAGCCCAGACTTTCGCAAGCCCGGGCTTTGCTATTACCCAAAGTTTTTGTATCTTTAGGCATAAAGTATTTCGTTATGGCAAAGTTACATTTTCGTCCTTACATTCCCAATCAAACCGTTCTTTTTCCTCAAAGAATTGATGAAAACATTGCGTCGAACGACCCGGTTCGCATAGTTAACACAGTTGTTGATACTCTCCATCTTGAAGGTTTCAATAAACTTTATAAAGAAACCGGCCGCTGTCCTTATCATCCTAAAATGATGCTTAAGGTAATTATCTACGCCTACATGAATAATATCTATTCGTGCCGTAAAATAGAGAAGCTTCTCTTGCGTGACATTCATTATATCTGGCTTGCCGGTAATGAGCATCCGGATTTTATCACCATCAATCGTTTTCGTAACCGTGTAAAGGAGGAGATAAATAATGTATTCACCCAGTTAGTTCTTGTCCTTGCCGACAAAGGTTTCATCAGTCTTGAGGTGGAGTATATCGACGGCACTAAGATTGAATCCAAAGCCAACAAATATACTTTTGTCTGGCGCAAGAGTGTTGAAAAGCACCGCACGA
The nucleotide sequence above comes from Bacteroides intestinalis DSM 17393. Encoded proteins:
- a CDS encoding endonuclease/exonuclease/phosphatase family protein, with protein sequence MKRQLLLFIHLLPALLFAQQEVIFPDDFKTNALDGKEVAITNTLTLTNNYSYAYGSITLSEGPLWTPTEKNLPGVEMFNQKNKENQDNQITVKQGVYSFTDANGTCRIGQTVAKLTGTASYSNGKYTITLTKKPEFQGNERPTICNIEEDYNLKVVSFNVENYKGVNDVQRTKIVAALKAMDADIYALLEVFGNSSLNDLCTALNTACQTNQYKYIENSTANQGMACFIYNSNTVIPFKELQKNRLADNGYLPDRKIAQAFDLKANNERFIVCLNHWKAKDNSYNKPDEYADTGDGQGSHVLRRVHEAEATLEFIKTVTAYFEDEDVLVVGDLNSYSKEDPIRVLEEGKLINELQKYAPNEYSYAFFSNNSYATGYLDHSFATATLDAQICYAHPFHINADEPGVLKIIGGKPQKDNMYRCSDHNPIVTFIKLGTTTGIESPTLSHPDIELIGDPRSGYLTLVSNTDFVLIRAEIVNIGGQIIAAYDTNNAGNTEKHFTLPVKNLASGFYLVRAYDAQNRCTTYKVVLP